A DNA window from Mesorhizobium sp. C432A contains the following coding sequences:
- a CDS encoding Gfo/Idh/MocA family oxidoreductase produces MVYATSDGSAGKRLRVGMVGGGRNAFIGAVHRLAMRLDDQIVLVAGALSSDPENAAASAAEIGIAPDRSYADYREMARTEAARPDGIEAVVIVTPNHLHAPIATAFLEAGIDVICDKPLSTTLADAEALVALAREKKRRFVVTLNNTGYAMVRQAREMVAAGALGRMVSVHGAYIQDWLTKPIDAEGQKQAEWRTDPARAGQSAVLADIGVHAFNLASYISGCEAEAVSADLFTAVPGRRLDDNAHVLVRWTGGARGTILASQTSPGHYNDLSVRIYGDKAGLEWSGGRPEELRFSIYGEETRTLVRGGHGSTTESQRVSRMPAAHPEGYIEAFANFYRDAADIIRAHRSGGVVDAARAAQVPDVVEGARGVKFVAAAVESNAAGGAWTAARFG; encoded by the coding sequence ATGGTCTACGCAACATCGGACGGGTCGGCCGGCAAGCGGCTGCGGGTCGGCATGGTCGGCGGCGGCCGCAACGCTTTCATCGGCGCGGTGCATCGGCTCGCCATGCGCCTCGACGACCAGATCGTGCTGGTCGCCGGCGCGCTGTCGTCGGACCCGGAAAACGCCGCCGCATCGGCCGCCGAGATCGGCATCGCGCCGGATCGCAGCTATGCCGACTATCGCGAGATGGCGCGAACCGAAGCAGCGCGGCCGGACGGCATCGAGGCGGTGGTCATCGTCACGCCCAACCATCTGCACGCGCCGATCGCCACGGCCTTTCTCGAGGCCGGCATCGACGTGATCTGCGACAAGCCGCTGTCGACGACGCTGGCCGATGCAGAGGCACTGGTGGCGCTGGCGCGGGAGAAAAAGCGTCGCTTCGTCGTCACGCTCAACAACACCGGCTACGCCATGGTCCGCCAGGCGCGCGAGATGGTGGCGGCGGGCGCGCTTGGCCGCATGGTGTCCGTGCATGGCGCCTACATCCAGGACTGGCTGACCAAGCCGATCGACGCCGAGGGCCAGAAGCAGGCGGAGTGGCGCACCGATCCGGCGCGCGCCGGGCAGTCGGCGGTGCTGGCCGACATCGGCGTGCATGCCTTCAACCTGGCAAGCTATATCTCCGGCTGTGAGGCCGAGGCGGTGTCGGCGGATCTGTTCACTGCCGTGCCGGGACGCCGGCTCGACGACAATGCGCATGTGCTGGTGCGCTGGACCGGCGGGGCGCGCGGCACGATCCTCGCCAGCCAGACCTCGCCCGGCCACTACAATGATCTCTCGGTGCGCATCTATGGCGACAAAGCCGGGCTCGAATGGTCGGGTGGCCGGCCGGAGGAATTGCGCTTCTCCATCTACGGCGAGGAGACCCGCACGCTGGTGCGCGGCGGCCATGGCTCGACGACGGAAAGCCAACGCGTGTCGCGCATGCCGGCGGCGCATCCGGAAGGCTATATCGAGGCCTTCGCCAATTTCTACCGCGACGCCGCCGATATCATTCGCGCCCATCGCTCTGGTGGGGTGGTGGATGCGGCGCGCGCAGCGCAGGTGCCCGATGTGGTGGAGGGCGCGCGCGGGGTGAAGTTTGTTGCGGCGGCGGTGGAGTCGAATGCAGCGGGTGGGGCTTGGACGGCGGCAAGGTTTGGGTGA
- a CDS encoding carbohydrate ABC transporter permease, which translates to MSAGSSSRLSRRRPSGRKALLATLMLLVAVASAFPLVWMVLSSLKTPAESMQVPPVWIPLTPSFDAYEKVSGVVNVGRSMWNSLVIASITTAGILLTSMMAGYAFAKYHFPAKSLLFSVLIATMFLPPIVTLIPLYRLVGSIGLNASLAGIIVPNLANAFGIFLMRQFISGVPDELIDAARMDGASEFLILYKIVAPSVAPAIAALALFAFVYHWNSYLWPLTVLQGNADAYPIVISLSRLLSYNRGAVNTGLVMAGATLAVLPPLILFAVLQRFFVDSIVGSAIKG; encoded by the coding sequence ATGAGCGCGGGATCGTCGAGCCGGCTGTCGCGCCGGCGCCCGTCCGGCCGCAAGGCGCTGCTGGCGACGCTGATGCTGCTGGTCGCCGTCGCCTCGGCCTTCCCGCTGGTATGGATGGTGCTGTCGAGCCTCAAGACGCCGGCCGAGAGCATGCAGGTGCCGCCGGTGTGGATCCCCCTTACGCCGAGCTTCGACGCCTATGAGAAGGTGTCGGGCGTGGTCAATGTTGGCCGCTCGATGTGGAATTCTCTGGTCATCGCCTCGATCACCACCGCCGGCATTCTGCTGACCAGCATGATGGCCGGCTACGCCTTCGCCAAATACCACTTCCCCGCCAAGTCGCTGCTGTTTTCTGTGCTGATCGCCACCATGTTCCTGCCGCCGATCGTGACGCTGATCCCGCTCTATCGCCTGGTCGGCTCGATCGGCCTCAACGCCAGCCTCGCCGGCATCATCGTGCCCAATCTCGCCAATGCTTTCGGCATCTTCCTGATGCGCCAGTTCATCTCCGGCGTGCCCGACGAGCTCATCGACGCCGCGCGCATGGACGGCGCCTCGGAGTTCTTGATCCTCTACAAGATCGTCGCGCCGAGCGTCGCCCCCGCAATCGCGGCTCTGGCCCTCTTCGCCTTCGTCTATCACTGGAACAGCTATCTGTGGCCGCTGACCGTGCTGCAGGGCAATGCCGACGCCTATCCGATCGTCATCAGCCTGAGCCGGTTGCTGAGCTACAACAGGGGCGCGGTCAACACCGGCCTGGTGATGGCCGGCGCGACGCTGGCCGTGCTGCCGCCGCTCATCCTGTTCGCCGTCCTGCAGCGCTTCTTCGTCGATTCCATCGTCGGCTCGGCGATCAAGGGATAG
- a CDS encoding SIS domain-containing protein codes for MSDLYIHRLAALIDQAAKANEEAFGQAASRFADSLEGGGLVHLYGSGHSVLPVQEVFPRYGSYVGFNPLTDPRVMWHNVLGAGGVRELLWLERTEKYAEKFLDHQPLNKGDSIIIFGHSGRNSSGIDTALYARKRGIFVVAVTSKNNLDKPATHSSGKRLADAADLVIDTCSPIEDAIVPVEGWSRPVSGSSTVLAMILAHELIARTAEQLAKRGIELPVFASPTIAGVTLHDTDVIYGVYRERMLEAQQKHLPTFQATMRGE; via the coding sequence GTGTCCGATCTCTACATCCACCGTCTCGCCGCCCTCATCGACCAGGCTGCGAAAGCCAATGAAGAGGCCTTTGGCCAGGCCGCCAGCCGCTTTGCCGACTCCCTCGAGGGCGGCGGGCTGGTGCATCTCTATGGCTCCGGCCATTCGGTGCTGCCGGTGCAGGAAGTGTTTCCGCGCTATGGCAGCTATGTCGGCTTCAACCCCCTGACCGACCCGCGCGTGATGTGGCACAATGTGCTCGGCGCCGGCGGCGTGCGCGAGCTTTTGTGGCTGGAGCGTACGGAAAAATACGCCGAAAAATTCCTCGACCATCAGCCGCTCAACAAGGGCGATTCGATCATCATCTTCGGCCATAGCGGCCGCAACTCGTCGGGCATCGACACCGCGCTATACGCCAGGAAGCGCGGCATCTTCGTCGTCGCGGTCACCAGCAAGAACAATCTGGACAAACCGGCGACGCATTCGTCCGGCAAGCGGCTGGCCGATGCCGCCGACCTCGTCATCGACACCTGCTCGCCGATCGAGGACGCCATCGTGCCGGTCGAGGGCTGGAGCCGGCCGGTGTCGGGCTCGTCGACGGTGCTTGCCATGATCCTGGCGCATGAGCTGATCGCGCGCACGGCCGAGCAGCTCGCCAAGCGCGGCATCGAACTGCCGGTCTTCGCCTCGCCGACCATTGCCGGCGTGACGCTGCACGACACCGACGTCATCTACGGCGTCTACCGCGAGCGCATGCTGGAGGCGCAGCAGAAGCACCTGCCGACCTTCCAGGCAACGATGCGCGGAGAGTGA
- a CDS encoding PIG-L family deacetylase, whose product MIEDRIYAAKSILVVGAHAFDAEVMAGPLAAAAVKRGATVTFLHLTMGEQGHPYLVPAHYCVQKEEEAGSAAERLGVTMRGFGLRDGFLPTDDQTALEVGDIIRELKPEIVITHWHGSWHKDHRAAAHLTKTGIFFAGLPTVASDHPAHTPQLLLFGENWEDDDGFRPEHLVDVSDGFEAWRDAVMEYELARGLSSFPYVDYYSSLYRLRGCLRGTRHAQAFAAASHSWNAGSGLFSLPFGKGSGR is encoded by the coding sequence ATGATCGAAGACAGGATTTATGCGGCGAAATCGATCCTGGTGGTCGGCGCGCACGCCTTCGATGCCGAGGTGATGGCCGGGCCGCTGGCGGCCGCTGCCGTCAAGCGCGGCGCCACGGTGACCTTCCTGCATCTGACCATGGGTGAGCAGGGCCATCCGTACCTGGTTCCCGCGCATTATTGCGTGCAGAAGGAAGAGGAAGCGGGCAGCGCGGCGGAGCGGCTCGGCGTCACCATGCGTGGCTTTGGCCTGCGCGACGGCTTCCTGCCCACAGACGATCAGACGGCGCTCGAAGTGGGCGACATCATTCGCGAGCTGAAACCCGAGATCGTCATCACCCATTGGCATGGCAGTTGGCACAAGGACCATCGCGCCGCCGCGCATTTGACGAAGACCGGTATCTTCTTCGCCGGACTGCCGACCGTTGCCAGCGACCATCCGGCGCACACGCCGCAACTGCTGCTGTTCGGCGAGAACTGGGAGGACGATGACGGCTTCCGGCCCGAGCATCTCGTCGATGTCAGCGACGGGTTCGAGGCCTGGCGCGACGCGGTCATGGAGTATGAGCTGGCGCGCGGCCTGAGCAGCTTCCCCTATGTCGACTATTACAGTTCGCTCTACCGGCTGCGCGGCTGCCTGCGCGGCACGCGCCATGCACAGGCCTTCGCGGCGGCGTCGCATTCGTGGAATGCCGGCAGCGGCCTGTTCTCGCTCCCCTTCGGCAAAGGGTCCGGTCGATGA
- a CDS encoding sugar ABC transporter substrate-binding protein, giving the protein MSFAWTSKLALAAGLAILPATGWAQSVNISYLTHWSPETVALLEAAAKDFAKTNPDVSVTVRAVPFGDLLTTLRSQGGGADGPTIGGIYDLWLPELARDKLVAPAPDAVAGEVKGAWPAGITSAASAGGTLYGIPNEIDVYALNYNQALFKQAGIAAPPKTWDEFKDAAKKLTNKDAGRQGFGMINSWAAGVVHPFASLLVSNGGDLVKDGKPVLDSPQAAETFQLYEDLIKSGASVPSMATADANTTGPFLDNFVSGKTGMIIMANWWESALKAGMGDKFADIATAPIPVGPSGDKPHSISYSWMTVVNANAGAAEQKAAWDFLAWLNNPKSGKNGASAMSDILMSMGILPSRLSDIEAHKDKLGSEFLSGYVSVLTDAKPFPVVPGGQEFSESLQQTLEALQYGQVSAKDAQATAQADAISILERAAK; this is encoded by the coding sequence ATGTCGTTTGCTTGGACTTCGAAACTGGCACTGGCCGCGGGCCTCGCCATCCTGCCCGCCACCGGCTGGGCGCAATCGGTCAACATCTCCTACCTCACCCACTGGTCGCCGGAGACGGTCGCGCTGCTGGAAGCCGCAGCCAAGGATTTCGCCAAGACCAATCCGGATGTCAGTGTCACCGTGCGCGCCGTTCCCTTCGGCGATCTCCTGACCACGCTGCGCTCGCAAGGTGGTGGCGCGGACGGCCCGACCATCGGCGGCATCTACGATCTGTGGCTGCCGGAACTCGCCCGCGACAAGCTGGTCGCGCCCGCCCCCGATGCGGTGGCCGGCGAGGTCAAGGGCGCATGGCCGGCGGGCATCACCAGCGCCGCTTCGGCCGGCGGCACGCTCTACGGCATCCCCAACGAAATCGACGTCTACGCGCTGAACTACAACCAGGCGCTGTTCAAGCAGGCCGGCATCGCGGCGCCACCCAAGACCTGGGACGAGTTCAAGGACGCGGCCAAGAAGCTGACCAACAAGGATGCGGGACGGCAAGGGTTCGGCATGATCAATTCCTGGGCCGCCGGCGTCGTCCACCCCTTCGCCTCGCTGCTGGTCTCCAATGGCGGCGACCTGGTCAAGGACGGCAAGCCGGTGCTGGACAGCCCGCAGGCCGCCGAGACTTTCCAGCTCTATGAAGACCTGATCAAGTCGGGCGCCAGCGTGCCTTCGATGGCGACAGCCGACGCCAACACCACCGGCCCCTTCCTCGACAATTTCGTCTCCGGCAAGACCGGCATGATCATCATGGCCAATTGGTGGGAGAGCGCGCTGAAGGCCGGCATGGGCGACAAGTTCGCCGACATTGCAACGGCGCCGATTCCCGTCGGCCCGAGCGGCGACAAGCCGCATTCGATATCCTACTCCTGGATGACCGTGGTCAACGCCAATGCAGGTGCCGCCGAGCAGAAGGCGGCGTGGGACTTCCTCGCCTGGCTGAACAATCCAAAGTCCGGCAAGAACGGTGCTTCCGCGATGTCGGATATCCTGATGTCGATGGGCATCCTGCCCTCACGCCTCTCCGACATCGAGGCGCACAAAGACAAGCTCGGCTCGGAATTCCTCTCCGGCTATGTCAGCGTGCTCACCGATGCCAAGCCGTTCCCTGTCGTGCCCGGCGGCCAGGAATTCTCGGAATCGCTGCAGCAGACGCTCGAGGCGTTGCAGTATGGCCAGGTCTCGGCCAAGGATGCGCAGGCGACGGCGCAGGCCGACGCCATTTCGATCCTGGAGCGCGCCGCCAAATAA
- a CDS encoding sugar ABC transporter permease — protein sequence MIQRYRASAGIMLAPAVTLIGIFVLLPMLLTVWLSFQDWSTQTPFSSAGFIGLDNFREIFGVSSVGRDFKGALANTAIYTALSVILILPLSVAFGLMVYQRDVAGGTALRTVLFATYMVPMIAVALVWSKLYSPSEGPLNQMLGLIGVGPQPFLSSPRSALISIVFLNVWQQVGYFTVLAIAGLTQIQGSLYEAAKLDGASRFEQFRFITLPLMRRTLLFSAVIAIINAVQVFEPVALITQGGPVGSTNVLTYHIRRVGIERAQGGLGSAMAVMLMLSLIVVVCALFAFANRKNDE from the coding sequence ATGATTCAGAGGTACCGTGCCTCGGCGGGCATCATGCTGGCGCCCGCCGTGACGCTGATCGGCATCTTCGTCCTGTTGCCGATGCTGCTCACCGTCTGGCTGTCGTTCCAGGACTGGTCGACGCAGACACCGTTTTCCAGCGCCGGCTTTATCGGCCTCGACAATTTCCGCGAGATTTTTGGGGTCTCCTCGGTCGGCCGCGACTTCAAGGGCGCGCTGGCTAACACCGCGATCTACACCGCGCTCTCCGTCATCCTCATCCTGCCGCTGTCGGTGGCCTTTGGGCTGATGGTCTACCAGCGCGATGTCGCCGGCGGCACGGCGCTGCGCACGGTGCTGTTTGCCACCTACATGGTGCCGATGATCGCCGTGGCGCTGGTCTGGTCGAAACTCTATTCGCCGAGCGAAGGCCCGCTCAATCAGATGCTCGGTCTAATCGGCGTGGGACCACAGCCCTTTCTGTCGTCACCGCGCTCGGCGCTGATCTCCATCGTCTTCCTCAATGTCTGGCAGCAGGTCGGCTATTTCACCGTGCTGGCGATCGCCGGGCTGACGCAGATCCAAGGCAGCCTCTACGAGGCGGCGAAGCTCGATGGCGCCAGCCGCTTCGAGCAGTTCCGCTTCATCACCCTGCCGCTGATGCGGCGCACGCTTCTGTTCAGCGCCGTCATCGCCATCATCAACGCCGTGCAGGTGTTCGAGCCGGTTGCCCTGATCACGCAGGGCGGGCCGGTCGGCTCGACCAATGTGCTCACCTACCACATCCGCCGCGTCGGCATCGAGCGTGCGCAGGGTGGACTGGGTTCGGCCATGGCGGTCATGCTGATGCTTTCGCTGATTGTCGTCGTCTGCGCGCTGTTTGCCTTCGCCAACCGGAAGAACGACGAATGA
- a CDS encoding GntR family transcriptional regulator, whose translation MSEASFQQPDRRRPEPLWYQVEEAIRAIVKSGEWATGDQIPAEDRLCALFGVSRITLRHALRNLEEAGLLRREHGRGTFVRSTTLVAGTRELTSFTQEMGNMGVVAGSRLLDCSLTTANAAAAGALEIEEGDPVVRIRRLRLGNNEPIGIQTAQLSEVRVPGFLDAGLLQGSLYEALERHYGIVPVAARENYRVGAVGAADAELLDLAVGSPAFVVERITTDERGPFEFTVSIMRGDRYEIRSTLRAGRVPLNPRS comes from the coding sequence ATGAGCGAAGCAAGCTTTCAGCAGCCGGACCGCAGACGGCCGGAGCCGCTCTGGTATCAGGTCGAAGAGGCGATCCGCGCCATCGTCAAGAGCGGCGAATGGGCAACGGGCGACCAGATCCCGGCGGAGGACAGGCTGTGCGCCCTGTTCGGCGTCAGCCGTATCACGCTGCGCCACGCGCTGCGCAATCTCGAGGAGGCCGGGCTGCTCAGGCGCGAACATGGCCGCGGCACGTTCGTGCGCTCGACCACGCTGGTCGCCGGCACGCGCGAGCTGACCAGCTTCACCCAGGAGATGGGCAATATGGGCGTGGTCGCGGGCTCGCGTCTGCTCGACTGCAGCCTGACCACCGCCAACGCGGCGGCTGCCGGCGCGCTGGAGATCGAAGAGGGCGATCCGGTGGTGCGCATTCGCAGGCTGCGGCTCGGCAACAACGAGCCGATCGGCATCCAGACGGCGCAGCTGTCGGAGGTGCGCGTGCCGGGCTTCCTCGATGCCGGCCTGCTGCAGGGCTCGCTCTACGAGGCGCTGGAGCGCCATTACGGGATCGTGCCGGTGGCCGCGCGGGAGAACTACCGGGTCGGCGCGGTCGGCGCGGCGGACGCCGAACTGCTCGACCTCGCCGTCGGCAGCCCGGCCTTCGTCGTCGAACGCATCACCACCGACGAGCGCGGCCCGTTCGAATTCACCGTCTCGATCATGCGCGGCGACCGCTACGAAATCCGCTCGACGCTGCGCGCCGGACGCGTGCCACTGAACCCGAGAAGCTGA
- a CDS encoding ROK family protein: protein MRRVLAIDLGGTNLRAAVSTGDVGALEALGSEPAPATLGAFIARIDALCAEAGSVSALGIAVPGLVEGSICRWIPNLPFLDGADIQPLFPKLRVALGNDAQIALLAEAVEGSAKNMSDAILLAIGTGIGSAVLANGRIVAGAHGGACSFGWACADVKDHGEERSGWLERVASGRALDALAGQIGLADGRQLIAAAQAGELAALTLLELPARQLGTALAGAVALLDPQAVLISGGLAEALDVIRPPLLAALRRQLPPHLRGIDVKPGKFGPRAGLVGAALAGAVGQGWRQVR, encoded by the coding sequence ATGAGGCGGGTACTCGCCATCGATCTCGGCGGCACCAATCTGCGCGCCGCCGTATCTACGGGCGATGTCGGTGCGTTGGAGGCGCTGGGCAGCGAGCCGGCGCCGGCAACCCTTGGTGCCTTCATTGCGCGAATCGACGCGCTGTGCGCTGAGGCCGGGTCGGTCTCAGCGCTTGGTATCGCGGTGCCGGGTCTGGTCGAGGGCTCAATCTGCCGCTGGATCCCCAACTTGCCGTTCCTCGACGGCGCCGATATCCAGCCGCTGTTTCCCAAACTGCGCGTAGCGCTCGGCAATGACGCGCAGATTGCGCTGCTGGCGGAGGCTGTCGAAGGCAGTGCGAAAAACATGTCGGATGCGATCCTGCTCGCCATCGGCACCGGCATCGGTTCGGCGGTGCTGGCCAATGGCCGCATCGTTGCCGGCGCGCATGGCGGCGCCTGCTCGTTCGGCTGGGCCTGCGCCGACGTCAAAGATCATGGCGAGGAGCGCAGCGGCTGGCTGGAGCGCGTCGCGTCGGGCCGGGCGCTTGATGCCCTTGCCGGACAGATCGGCCTTGCCGACGGCCGCCAGCTGATCGCCGCTGCCCAGGCCGGCGAACTGGCCGCACTCACCTTGCTTGAACTGCCGGCGCGACAGCTCGGCACCGCGCTTGCAGGCGCTGTCGCGCTGCTCGATCCGCAAGCGGTTCTGATTTCGGGTGGTTTGGCGGAGGCGCTGGATGTGATCCGGCCGCCGCTGCTTGCAGCGCTGCGACGCCAACTGCCGCCGCATCTGCGCGGCATCGACGTCAAGCCCGGAAAATTCGGTCCCCGCGCCGGCCTCGTCGGCGCGGCGCTGGCCGGCGCCGTTGGGCAAGGGTGGAGGCAGGTGCGATGA
- a CDS encoding extracellular solute-binding protein, with translation MSMLSLHRRAALGLIGGLAAACAGVFASLPARAADSTVTLWSWRTEDEAAMRRIFDAFEAKSPGIKVAIQFTPDADYQNRLSTALRGGRGPDIAQLKAYGELQPFVEAGYLDALDDSVPELKNMEDAALGGARGRADGKLYGVPYSVPMMGVFYNQDIFAAQGIEIPKTYKDFTAVCEKLKAAGITPIATGGANGSAWELEIAVGVVGPTVYGPGFYDEMMSGKATFEDQRYVAALKRFAELKPYFPDGFAGIDYTTATQQFIGGKAAMFLGGSFENGSFKAQNPKLKFSIFPFPADDAGAKLYTSAFSDGSYGLVSESQNKEAATKVLGFIASAEFAQMFADELGWPPARTDVTVKDPVLASMMEMAKNSTPYLTLVGFRWQSPTASSVLQSEIIDMVEGNIAPEKLAADMQAAVATWFKPKQ, from the coding sequence ATGAGCATGCTTTCACTTCACCGGCGCGCAGCACTTGGGCTGATCGGCGGCCTTGCCGCCGCCTGCGCCGGCGTCTTCGCCTCATTGCCGGCGCGAGCCGCCGACAGCACGGTGACGCTGTGGAGCTGGCGCACCGAGGACGAGGCCGCGATGCGCCGCATCTTCGATGCCTTCGAGGCGAAGAGCCCCGGCATCAAGGTCGCCATCCAGTTCACGCCCGATGCCGACTACCAGAACCGGCTGAGTACGGCGCTGCGCGGCGGGCGCGGGCCCGACATCGCCCAGCTCAAGGCCTATGGCGAATTGCAGCCCTTCGTCGAGGCGGGCTATCTCGACGCGCTGGACGACAGCGTGCCGGAGCTGAAGAACATGGAGGACGCAGCGCTTGGCGGCGCGCGTGGCCGCGCTGACGGCAAGCTCTACGGCGTGCCCTACTCGGTGCCGATGATGGGCGTCTTCTACAACCAGGATATCTTCGCCGCCCAGGGCATCGAGATCCCCAAGACCTACAAGGATTTCACCGCCGTCTGCGAGAAGCTGAAGGCGGCCGGCATCACCCCGATCGCCACCGGTGGCGCCAACGGCTCGGCCTGGGAACTGGAGATCGCCGTCGGCGTCGTCGGCCCGACCGTCTATGGTCCCGGCTTCTACGACGAGATGATGAGCGGCAAGGCGACCTTCGAGGATCAGCGCTATGTGGCGGCGCTGAAGCGCTTCGCCGAGCTGAAGCCGTATTTCCCCGACGGCTTCGCCGGCATCGACTACACCACCGCCACGCAGCAGTTCATCGGCGGCAAGGCGGCGATGTTCCTCGGCGGTTCGTTCGAGAACGGCAGCTTCAAGGCGCAGAACCCGAAGCTGAAATTCTCGATCTTCCCGTTCCCCGCCGACGATGCCGGTGCAAAACTCTACACCTCGGCCTTCTCCGACGGCTCCTATGGCCTGGTCTCCGAGAGCCAAAACAAGGAGGCCGCGACCAAGGTGCTGGGCTTCATCGCTTCGGCAGAGTTCGCGCAGATGTTCGCCGACGAGCTCGGCTGGCCGCCGGCCCGCACGGATGTGACGGTGAAGGATCCAGTGCTGGCCTCGATGATGGAGATGGCGAAGAATTCGACGCCCTATCTGACGCTGGTCGGCTTCCGCTGGCAGTCGCCGACGGCGTCTTCGGTGCTGCAGTCGGAGATCATCGACATGGTCGAAGGCAACATCGCGCCGGAGAAGCTGGCGGCCGACATGCAGGCCGCAGTCGCCACCTGGTTCAAGCCGAAGCAGTAG
- a CDS encoding carbohydrate ABC transporter permease produces the protein MSALAISQRPAISRQLARLPGWTVLVVWTAAVLLPLYILIVSCFKTTAEIYDNRLGLPQSFALDNFINAWTRADLGQNFINSLIVTGGAVILTIVVSAMAAYPLSRYKLGWNAIMLGLFLSGIMLPIRLASVELFTLMRNLGLLDSLTGLILVYSAIRIPFAVFIFANFMRVLPSELDEAARMDGAGEVRILFQIILPMVKPAVSIVAIFTAIAVWNDFFFPLIFIFDDRYKTVPLAISVFVGQFRTDWGLVFASLAISMAPILIMYCLLARQIREGVGTGGGMK, from the coding sequence ATGAGCGCGCTGGCGATTTCGCAAAGACCGGCCATCTCTCGGCAGCTGGCGCGGCTGCCCGGCTGGACGGTGCTGGTCGTTTGGACGGCGGCCGTGCTGTTGCCGCTCTACATCCTCATCGTCTCCTGTTTCAAGACCACGGCCGAGATCTACGACAACAGGCTCGGCCTGCCGCAAAGCTTTGCCCTCGACAATTTCATCAACGCCTGGACGCGCGCCGATCTCGGCCAGAATTTCATCAACAGCCTGATCGTCACGGGCGGCGCCGTCATCCTCACCATCGTCGTCTCGGCGATGGCCGCCTATCCGCTCAGCCGCTACAAGCTTGGCTGGAATGCCATCATGCTCGGCCTGTTCCTGTCCGGCATCATGCTGCCCATCCGGTTGGCCTCGGTCGAACTGTTCACGCTGATGCGCAATCTCGGCCTGCTGGATTCGCTGACCGGGCTGATCCTGGTCTATTCGGCGATCCGCATTCCCTTCGCCGTCTTCATCTTCGCCAATTTCATGCGCGTCTTGCCCTCCGAGTTGGACGAGGCGGCGCGCATGGACGGCGCCGGCGAGGTCCGCATCCTGTTCCAGATCATCCTGCCGATGGTCAAGCCGGCGGTGTCGATCGTGGCAATCTTCACCGCGATCGCGGTGTGGAACGATTTCTTCTTCCCGCTGATCTTCATCTTCGACGACCGCTACAAGACGGTGCCGCTGGCGATCAGCGTCTTCGTCGGCCAGTTCCGCACCGACTGGGGTCTGGTGTTCGCCTCGCTGGCGATATCCATGGCGCCCATCCTGATCATGTATTGTCTGCTGGCGCGCCAGATTCGCGAAGGCGTCGGTACCGGAGGGGGCATGAAATGA
- a CDS encoding sugar ABC transporter permease, translating to MSTLRRTSSLRRTQQRMAVLFTLPALAVYALFVLYPLGMSLWGSFFVWKGLRMVEFAGLSNFSRLFVFPSGARLYGALWHNTAWFFGIMLFQNGIGLLFAWLLFLRDRGAAFFQSVFFFPAVLSPVIVGALWRLLLAPGGVVEWALNGLGLHQGSLTVLGNSHTALAMLIAVDAWNWMGLPVLIYTAGLRQISGQIFEAAKLDGAGNARMLFSIALPLLMPALGTLTTLSFINTFNQFDIVYVMQGVQGNPSYSTDTLVTYFYRLAFGAEGAVGITDIGLALALGTVLFLILSIGTLMMLRFFDRRTVQL from the coding sequence ATGAGCACCCTTCGCCGCACCAGCAGCCTTCGCCGCACGCAGCAGCGCATGGCCGTGCTGTTCACCCTGCCGGCGCTGGCGGTCTATGCGCTGTTCGTCCTCTATCCCCTGGGGATGTCGCTCTGGGGCAGCTTCTTCGTCTGGAAGGGGCTGCGCATGGTCGAGTTCGCCGGCCTGTCGAATTTCTCAAGGCTGTTCGTTTTCCCCAGCGGCGCGCGGCTCTACGGCGCGCTGTGGCACAACACCGCCTGGTTCTTCGGCATCATGCTGTTCCAGAACGGAATCGGGCTTTTGTTCGCCTGGCTGCTGTTCCTGCGCGACAGGGGTGCTGCGTTCTTCCAGTCGGTGTTCTTCTTTCCGGCGGTGCTGAGCCCGGTCATCGTCGGCGCGCTGTGGCGGTTGCTTTTGGCACCGGGCGGCGTCGTCGAATGGGCGCTGAACGGGCTCGGCCTGCACCAGGGCAGCCTGACTGTGCTCGGCAACAGCCACACCGCGCTCGCCATGCTGATCGCCGTCGATGCCTGGAACTGGATGGGCCTGCCGGTGCTGATCTACACGGCAGGTCTGCGGCAGATTTCCGGCCAGATTTTCGAGGCGGCAAAACTTGACGGCGCCGGCAATGCGCGCATGCTGTTCTCGATCGCGCTGCCGCTGCTGATGCCGGCGCTGGGCACGCTGACGACGCTGTCGTTCATCAACACCTTCAACCAGTTCGACATCGTCTATGTCATGCAGGGCGTGCAGGGCAATCCGAGCTATTCGACCGACACGCTGGTGACGTACTTCTACCGGCTGGCCTTCGGCGCGGAAGGTGCTGTCGGCATCACCGATATCGGTCTGGCTTTGGCGCTCGGCACCGTGCTGTTTTTGATCCTCAGCATCGGCACGCTCATGATGCTGCGCTTCTTCGACCGCCGCACGGTGCAGCTATGA